Proteins encoded together in one Roseibacterium elongatum DSM 19469 window:
- a CDS encoding ABC transporter ATP-binding protein, with protein MGSIQLKSVEKWFGDVQVIKGVDLSIGDGEFVIFVGPSGCGKSTLLRMIAGLEETSRGEIVIDGRDATAEPPAKRGLAMVFQSYALYPHMSVAENMGFSLKTAGAPKEEQEAKVAEAARVLRLEPYLDRRPKDLSGGQRQRVAIGRSIVRDPTAFLFDEPLSNLDAALRVEMRYEIAKLHEHLDSTMIYVTHDQVEAMTLADRIVVLDFGTIAQVGTPKELYERPGNLFVAEFIGSPKMNILPCSVSGGEYHLEDGRSGAAPGKDGAVKLGIRPEAIEIVPPGTGDLDGRIDLVEYLGADTFLIVDCDAAGKLTVRVDGEAEHRNGAPVGLRFAPGKLHFFDAGGLAIR; from the coding sequence ATGGGATCGATCCAGCTGAAATCCGTCGAGAAATGGTTCGGCGACGTGCAGGTCATCAAGGGTGTGGACCTGTCCATCGGGGATGGCGAATTCGTGATTTTCGTCGGCCCCTCGGGCTGCGGGAAATCCACGCTGTTGCGCATGATCGCGGGGCTCGAGGAAACCAGCCGCGGCGAGATCGTGATCGACGGGCGCGACGCCACGGCCGAGCCGCCGGCCAAGCGCGGCCTTGCCATGGTGTTCCAGTCCTACGCGCTTTACCCGCATATGTCGGTGGCCGAAAACATGGGCTTTTCCCTGAAAACCGCCGGCGCCCCGAAAGAGGAGCAAGAGGCCAAGGTGGCCGAGGCCGCCCGCGTGCTGCGCCTTGAGCCCTATCTCGACCGGCGGCCCAAGGACCTGTCGGGCGGGCAGCGGCAGCGCGTGGCCATCGGGCGGTCCATCGTGCGCGACCCCACCGCGTTCCTGTTCGACGAGCCGCTGTCGAACCTCGACGCCGCGCTGCGCGTCGAAATGCGCTATGAAATCGCCAAGCTGCACGAGCATCTCGACTCGACCATGATCTACGTCACCCATGACCAGGTCGAGGCGATGACGCTGGCCGACCGCATCGTGGTGCTGGATTTCGGTACCATCGCGCAGGTGGGCACGCCGAAAGAGCTGTATGAGCGGCCCGGCAACCTGTTCGTGGCGGAATTCATCGGCAGCCCCAAGATGAACATCCTGCCCTGTTCGGTGTCGGGCGGGGAATACCACCTCGAAGACGGGCGCAGCGGTGCTGCGCCGGGCAAGGATGGCGCGGTCAAACTGGGCATCCGCCCCGAGGCGATCGAGATCGTGCCCCCCGGCACCGGCGATCTGGATGGGCGCATCGACCTGGTGGAATACCTGGGCGCCGACACCTTCCTGATCGTCGATTGCGATGCGGCGGGCAAGTTGACCGTGCGCGTGGATGGCGAGGCCGAACACCGCAACGGCGCGCCCGTGGGCCTGCGCTTTGCCCCTGGCAAGCTGCATTTCTTCGATGCGGGCGGGCTGGCCATTCGCTGA
- a CDS encoding MGH1-like glycoside hydrolase domain-containing protein: MTDILTDIDVAALDAEARRILELNDRGGYTVPTDGLYPYQWNWDSAFAGLGFAAVNNDRAWTEVETLFSGQWDNGMVPHILFHRPDPGYFPGPDVWGTEDAVGRGACAVASSGISQPPVAASLAWRIYRADPAAGADRLRALFPKLLAYHRWIMAARAETGAVVITHPWEAGRDNAPDWDEAMAGVDPVGVQPYTRRDTGHVDPRMRPTKEDYDRYIWLVQFGRDRKWDEAAIAAESPFRVADPTMSFTTLRSTRDLAAMAEVLGEDAGEIRNWVARLEEGAETLWNPGIGAYDAKNLRTGNFAGSLSNASFLCWWAGLRDDRAVPALDALLARSPFALPSHDPEGPKFDHLRYWRGPVWGVMNYLAGNGMEEAGLAEQADRVRADTARLIAENGFAEYFSPIDGTPAGGATFTWTAAVWLAWASPSAIRGQKKD; this comes from the coding sequence ATGACCGATATCTTGACCGACATCGACGTGGCCGCCCTAGATGCCGAGGCGCGGCGCATTCTGGAGCTGAACGACCGGGGCGGCTATACGGTGCCGACCGACGGGCTTTATCCCTATCAGTGGAACTGGGACTCGGCCTTTGCGGGGCTGGGCTTTGCCGCAGTGAATAACGACCGCGCCTGGACCGAGGTCGAGACGCTGTTCTCGGGCCAGTGGGACAACGGAATGGTGCCCCATATCCTGTTTCACCGGCCCGATCCGGGCTATTTCCCCGGCCCCGATGTATGGGGGACCGAGGATGCCGTGGGGCGGGGGGCGTGCGCTGTCGCCTCCTCGGGGATCAGCCAACCGCCCGTTGCGGCCTCGCTCGCGTGGCGCATCTACCGCGCCGACCCGGCTGCGGGCGCAGACCGCTTGCGCGCGCTGTTTCCCAAGCTTCTGGCCTATCACCGCTGGATCATGGCGGCACGGGCCGAAACCGGGGCCGTCGTCATCACCCACCCGTGGGAAGCGGGCCGCGACAACGCGCCGGATTGGGACGAGGCGATGGCCGGCGTCGATCCGGTGGGCGTGCAGCCTTACACGCGCCGCGACACCGGCCATGTCGATCCGCGCATGCGCCCCACGAAAGAGGATTACGACCGCTACATCTGGCTGGTGCAGTTCGGGCGCGACCGCAAATGGGACGAGGCGGCGATTGCCGCGGAAAGCCCGTTTCGTGTGGCCGACCCGACGATGAGTTTCACCACCCTGCGCTCGACCCGCGACCTTGCCGCGATGGCGGAGGTGCTGGGCGAGGATGCGGGCGAGATCCGCAACTGGGTCGCCAGGTTGGAAGAGGGGGCCGAGACCCTCTGGAACCCCGGGATCGGCGCCTATGACGCGAAGAACCTGCGCACCGGCAATTTCGCCGGGTCGCTCTCGAACGCCTCTTTCCTGTGCTGGTGGGCGGGCCTGCGCGACGACCGGGCGGTGCCCGCGCTCGACGCCCTTTTGGCGCGCAGCCCGTTTGCCCTGCCCAGCCATGACCCCGAGGGGCCGAAATTCGACCATCTGCGCTATTGGCGCGGGCCGGTCTGGGGGGTGATGAACTACCTCGCCGGCAACGGCATGGAGGAGGCCGGCCTGGCCGAGCAGGCCGACCGCGTGCGCGCCGATACCGCGCGGCTGATCGCGGAAAACGGCTTTGCCGAGTATTTCAGCCCGATCGACGGCACGCCCGCCGGTGGGGCCACGTTCACCTGGACGGCGGCGGTGTGGTTGGCCTGGGCCAGCCCCTCGGCCATCCGCGGGCAGAAAAAGGACTGA
- a CDS encoding carbohydrate ABC transporter permease, which yields MSLLRYGYVTGPILGVLWAFVMATTLAVLLSFTTGEAFRPGLWGCLVLGALVGLAAPENRVGWLLAVGAAVLGVALSYTPVSPIHVADTVGLGGHLAAGVGFGVGLAWPVMVMMAGAARGALNRHEWEEAVIRFLTGFGYIFFTAIVAIPFYVMVMTSLKTQGELIANPLDFSIDLSQGWDLFRSYSELFRDFNFGQYMWTSFYVSVLTVFITLAFSIPGAYAVARLKFRGQKSLSRSILLIYMVPMIVLALPIYIVFSMTGLRNSITGIVMIYPVTTIPVALYMLQGYFRGLPGEVEEAGLMDGLNRLQVIWKITLPLSLPALASVSLYVFMIAWNEFLLAFMLLDDPSKFTLTRGIASLNSSEIPRQHLMAGAVIATVPVMALFLGLEKFMTRGLTAGSVKG from the coding sequence ATGAGCCTGCTCAGATACGGATATGTGACCGGCCCGATCCTGGGTGTGCTCTGGGCCTTTGTGATGGCGACCACGCTGGCGGTGTTGCTGAGCTTTACCACCGGCGAGGCGTTCCGCCCCGGCCTGTGGGGGTGCCTGGTGCTGGGTGCTCTGGTCGGGCTGGCGGCGCCGGAAAACAGGGTGGGTTGGCTCTTGGCGGTCGGGGCGGCGGTGTTGGGCGTGGCGCTGAGCTATACGCCGGTCAGCCCGATCCACGTGGCCGACACGGTGGGCCTCGGCGGGCATCTGGCGGCCGGGGTCGGGTTTGGCGTCGGTCTGGCCTGGCCGGTCATGGTGATGATGGCCGGCGCGGCACGCGGCGCGTTGAACCGGCACGAATGGGAAGAGGCGGTGATCCGTTTCCTGACCGGGTTCGGCTACATCTTCTTCACGGCGATCGTGGCCATCCCGTTTTACGTGATGGTGATGACCAGCCTGAAGACCCAGGGGGAGCTCATCGCCAACCCGCTCGATTTCTCGATCGATCTGAGCCAGGGATGGGACCTGTTCCGCAGCTATTCCGAGCTGTTCCGCGACTTCAACTTCGGCCAGTACATGTGGACATCGTTTTATGTCTCGGTGCTGACCGTTTTCATCACGCTCGCCTTCTCGATCCCGGGCGCCTATGCCGTGGCCCGGTTGAAGTTCCGCGGGCAGAAGTCGCTCAGCCGGTCGATCCTGCTGATCTACATGGTGCCGATGATCGTGCTGGCGCTGCCGATCTACATCGTCTTCTCGATGACGGGGCTGCGCAACTCGATCACCGGGATCGTGATGATCTACCCGGTCACGACGATCCCCGTCGCGCTTTACATGTTGCAGGGGTATTTCCGTGGCTTGCCGGGCGAGGTGGAAGAGGCCGGGCTGATGGACGGGTTGAACCGGCTGCAGGTGATCTGGAAGATCACGCTGCCCCTGTCGCTGCCGGCGCTGGCCAGTGTCTCGCTCTATGTCTTCATGATCGCGTGGAACGAGTTCCTGCTGGCCTTCATGCTGCTGGATGATCCGTCGAAATTCACGCTGACACGGGGGATCGCCTCGCTCAATTCCTCCGAGATCCCGCGACAGCACCTGATGGCGGGGGCGGTGATCGCCACCGTGCCGGTGATGGCCCTGTTTCTGGGGCTTGAGAAATTCATGACGCGCGGCCTGACCGCGGGGAGTGTTAAAGGATGA
- a CDS encoding carbohydrate ABC transporter permease: MQSATPPKGRGPLARREARLAWGLLLPTLTSVMLVVILPLLAIFWISVKPVGLADLRPPAPVVREDLRDADAAVATLRYRIRNSSRDEPIRNTVLRDTLPVGVRVGALPEICAVSGAALTCEIGTLEPGGRLTLEIPATLEGDPEALEDAIEDATPVEITGEAENILTNAEFTLDNFREVFDAREFWTVIYATLFYTVVGTIGALVVGLFAAMLLNKSFRGQGVLRGLYLFPYVAPVIAVAFTWVILLDPFSGSVNALLVQMGVTDDTINFFGERPLALIMVTVFEIWRYFPLSFLFILARMQSIDHDMYEAADVDGASPFQKFRYLSLPMLMGILSVLFLLRFIWTFNKFDDIFLLTGGNAGTRTLTVNVYEQAFAVSNIGAGAAVAVVILLCLLMFSWAFFRFISREEGL, encoded by the coding sequence ATGCAATCCGCGACCCCTCCGAAAGGACGGGGCCCACTGGCCCGCCGCGAGGCGCGGCTGGCCTGGGGCCTTCTCCTGCCGACGCTGACCAGCGTGATGCTGGTGGTCATCCTGCCCTTGCTGGCGATCTTCTGGATCTCGGTCAAACCGGTGGGCCTGGCCGATCTGCGCCCGCCCGCGCCGGTGGTGCGCGAGGATCTGCGCGATGCCGACGCGGCGGTCGCCACCTTGCGCTACCGCATCCGCAACAGCAGCCGGGACGAGCCGATCCGCAACACCGTGCTGCGCGATACCCTGCCCGTGGGCGTGCGTGTCGGTGCGTTGCCCGAGATCTGCGCGGTGTCGGGCGCGGCCCTGACCTGCGAGATCGGCACGCTGGAGCCCGGCGGCCGCCTGACGCTGGAAATACCCGCCACGCTGGAGGGCGACCCGGAGGCCCTGGAGGATGCGATCGAGGATGCCACACCCGTCGAGATCACCGGCGAGGCCGAGAACATTCTGACCAATGCCGAGTTCACGCTGGACAATTTCCGCGAGGTGTTCGACGCCCGCGAATTCTGGACCGTGATCTATGCCACCCTGTTCTACACGGTGGTTGGCACGATCGGGGCGCTGGTCGTAGGCCTGTTCGCAGCGATGCTGCTGAACAAATCCTTTCGCGGGCAGGGGGTGCTGCGGGGGCTTTACCTGTTCCCCTATGTCGCCCCGGTCATCGCGGTGGCCTTTACCTGGGTGATCCTGCTCGACCCGTTTTCGGGCAGCGTGAATGCGCTGCTGGTGCAGATGGGCGTGACCGACGACACGATCAATTTCTTCGGCGAGCGGCCTCTGGCGCTGATCATGGTGACGGTGTTCGAGATCTGGCGCTACTTTCCGCTGTCCTTCCTGTTCATCCTGGCGCGGATGCAGTCGATCGACCACGACATGTACGAGGCGGCGGATGTGGACGGCGCGAGCCCGTTTCAGAAATTCCGCTACCTGTCGCTGCCGATGCTGATGGGCATCCTGTCGGTCCTGTTCCTGCTGCGCTTCATCTGGACCTTCAACAAGTTCGACGACATCTTCCTGCTGACGGGGGGCAACGCGGGCACCCGGACGCTGACGGTGAATGTCTATGAACAGGCCTTCGCGGTCAGCAATATCGGCGCGGGCGCGGCGGTGGCCGTGGTCATCCTGCTCTGTCTGCTGATGTTCAGTTGGGCCTTTTTCCGCTTCATCTCGCGGGAGGAGGGGTTGTGA
- a CDS encoding ABC transporter substrate-binding protein gives MAMMKPAGRTALLAAASVLALTTVAGADTIRFWTTEEQPERLARQEAMAADFTAETGIEVEVIPVTESDLGTRATAAFAAGDLPDVIYHTLQYALPWYEAGILDAEAATEVIESLGVDTFASGAMEMAAVEEGYASVPVDGWTQMIVYRADLFEENGLEPPTSYENVLAAIEALHNPPEMFGFVAATKVDENFMSQVLEHVFLANGVSPVDDNGFAPLDEAATIEVLEFYRAIVEASPEGELFWQQSRELYFAGRAAMIIWSPFILDELAGLRDSAPPTITDDPTSSELASRTGIVTNFAGPSNPDGAAWADIRYFGVTADADTEAAQAFIEYSMSDGYTATLAIAPEGKFPVRQGDGENATAFTEAWSQLDVGIDRRAPLGDLYAAEMIDEIVGGLDVAQRWGVAEGQLALASNMINSQVINRLVREYIDGVRSAEETVALMNEELSGIE, from the coding sequence ATGGCAATGATGAAACCCGCGGGCCGCACGGCCCTGTTGGCAGCGGCCTCGGTGCTGGCGCTGACCACGGTGGCCGGGGCGGACACGATCCGTTTCTGGACGACCGAGGAACAGCCCGAGCGCCTGGCCCGGCAGGAGGCGATGGCCGCCGACTTCACCGCCGAGACCGGCATCGAGGTCGAGGTGATCCCGGTCACCGAAAGCGACCTGGGCACGCGGGCCACCGCCGCCTTTGCCGCCGGTGACCTGCCCGACGTGATCTATCACACGCTGCAATACGCGCTGCCCTGGTACGAGGCCGGCATCCTCGATGCCGAGGCCGCGACCGAGGTGATCGAGAGCCTCGGCGTGGACACCTTCGCCTCGGGCGCGATGGAGATGGCCGCCGTGGAAGAGGGCTATGCCAGCGTGCCGGTCGATGGCTGGACGCAGATGATCGTCTACCGCGCCGACCTGTTCGAGGAAAACGGGCTGGAGCCGCCGACCAGCTATGAAAACGTGCTGGCCGCCATCGAGGCGCTGCACAACCCGCCCGAGATGTTCGGCTTCGTCGCCGCGACCAAGGTGGACGAGAACTTCATGAGCCAGGTGCTGGAACATGTGTTCCTGGCCAATGGTGTCTCGCCGGTGGATGACAACGGCTTTGCGCCGCTGGACGAGGCCGCCACGATCGAGGTGCTGGAATTCTACCGCGCCATCGTCGAGGCCAGCCCGGAGGGCGAGCTGTTCTGGCAGCAATCGCGCGAGCTGTATTTCGCGGGGCGCGCGGCGATGATCATCTGGTCGCCCTTCATCCTTGACGAACTGGCCGGCCTGCGCGACAGCGCGCCGCCGACCATCACCGACGATCCGACCAGCAGCGAGTTGGCCAGCCGGACCGGCATCGTGACCAACTTCGCCGGCCCGTCGAACCCCGATGGCGCCGCCTGGGCCGACATCCGCTATTTCGGCGTGACGGCCGATGCCGATACCGAGGCCGCGCAGGCCTTCATCGAGTACTCGATGTCGGACGGCTACACCGCGACGCTGGCCATCGCGCCCGAGGGCAAGTTCCCCGTGCGCCAGGGTGACGGCGAAAACGCGACCGCCTTTACCGAGGCCTGGTCGCAGCTGGATGTGGGCATCGACCGCCGCGCGCCCCTGGGCGACCTCTACGCCGCCGAGATGATCGACGAGATCGTCGGTGGCCTGGACGTGGCGCAGCGCTGGGGCGTGGCCGAGGGGCAGTTGGCGCTGGCCTCGAACATGATCAACAGCCAGGTCATCAACCGCCTGGTGCGCGAATATATCGACGGCGTGCGCAGCGCCGAGGAGACCGTCGCGCTGATGAACGAGGAACTGTCGGGGATCGAATGA
- a CDS encoding LacI family DNA-binding transcriptional regulator — protein MTPKGEITTRRARVTINDLAAELGLAKGTVSRALNGYPDIAEATRLRVARAAERMGYRPLAQAQAIRTGRARSLGLVLNAGRADAHKPFLTDFLDGISRGASEENWTLTVATALDEEDEVATLDRLVDEHKVDGFILPRTKRHDPRIALLRRRAMPFVLYGRTGEPEGCAWFDISGEDAMAGAVARLARRGHRRIGFLGGHPDFNFTHLRRDGYLAGLTAAGLPHDPDLIQEGIFTVPEAEVAALRLLDLPDAPSAIVCALDLAAMGLYRAAPRAGRQIGRDLAVISYDGIPEAATLDPPLTTYVVDTRAAGRRLAQMLLARIRGTAPEALREIVPARLIPRGSDRIWSDARPDVTRPGPTGPDPTPQDAQETRALKPHPFA, from the coding sequence ATGACGCCAAAGGGCGAAATCACGACCCGCCGCGCGCGGGTCACGATCAACGATCTGGCGGCCGAACTGGGTCTGGCCAAGGGCACGGTCAGCCGGGCACTGAACGGCTATCCCGATATCGCCGAGGCGACGCGCCTGCGGGTTGCCCGCGCCGCCGAGCGCATGGGCTACCGCCCGCTGGCGCAGGCACAGGCGATCCGCACCGGGCGGGCGCGGTCGCTGGGGCTGGTCCTGAACGCGGGGCGGGCCGATGCGCATAAACCCTTCCTCACCGATTTCCTCGACGGGATCAGCCGCGGCGCCTCGGAAGAGAACTGGACACTGACCGTCGCCACCGCGCTGGACGAGGAGGACGAGGTGGCCACGCTCGACCGCTTGGTGGACGAGCACAAGGTGGATGGCTTCATCCTGCCGCGCACCAAGCGGCACGACCCGCGCATCGCCTTGTTGCGGCGGCGCGCGATGCCGTTCGTTCTTTACGGGCGCACAGGCGAGCCCGAGGGCTGCGCCTGGTTCGACATTTCCGGCGAGGATGCGATGGCCGGTGCGGTGGCGCGGCTGGCGCGGCGGGGGCATCGGCGGATCGGCTTTCTGGGCGGGCACCCGGATTTCAACTTCACGCATTTGCGGCGCGATGGCTACCTGGCCGGTCTGACGGCGGCCGGTCTGCCGCACGACCCCGACCTGATCCAGGAAGGAATCTTCACCGTCCCCGAGGCAGAGGTGGCGGCGCTGCGCCTGCTGGACCTGCCCGATGCGCCCAGTGCGATCGTCTGTGCGCTCGACCTGGCGGCGATGGGGCTTTATCGCGCCGCGCCGCGCGCCGGGCGGCAGATCGGGCGCGATCTGGCCGTCATCTCGTATGACGGTATCCCCGAGGCCGCCACGCTGGACCCGCCGCTGACCACCTATGTCGTCGATACGCGCGCGGCGGGGCGGCGTCTGGCGCAGATGCTGCTGGCGCGCATACGGGGCACCGCCCCCGAGGCGCTGCGCGAAATCGTGCCCGCCCGCCTGATCCCGCGCGGATCGGACCGGATCTGGAGCGACGCGCGCCCCGATGTGACACGACCCGGCCCGACAGGGCCCGACCCGACACCACAAGACGCGCAGGAAACGCGCGCCCTCAAACCCCACCCTTTTGCCTGA
- a CDS encoding alpha/beta hydrolase yields the protein MRNVGRWLGRVLLIAITLVAAIWFLAPRDRAVRASVAPHALEADPALLAAREAGFDDIVPGTEARVVWAGAEGAVTRWSVLYLHGFSASSEEIRPVPDRVAAALGANLVYARLPGHGRGAAAMAEVRAGDWLDDTDLMLDIARAVGDRVLVIGTSTGATLAAYAASEADMAVDLAGMVFISPNFGVADPSAFLLEWPLARLWLPLAIGPERGFEPLNEDQATYWTERYPSTTLAAMGALMREMGRRDVSAVQVPALFLFSDADRVVDAAATRAVAARWGGAVTLAPQDLPGDCVDPYAHVIAGDILSPAMTDRVVAAILDFAGGLQD from the coding sequence GTGCGTAACGTCGGGCGCTGGCTGGGGCGGGTCCTGCTGATCGCGATTACCCTTGTCGCGGCGATCTGGTTTCTCGCCCCGCGCGATCGGGCCGTGCGTGCCAGCGTCGCCCCGCATGCGCTGGAGGCCGATCCCGCCCTGCTGGCCGCGCGCGAGGCCGGGTTCGACGATATCGTGCCCGGCACCGAGGCGCGTGTCGTCTGGGCCGGGGCGGAGGGCGCGGTGACGCGCTGGTCGGTGCTGTACCTGCATGGGTTTTCGGCCAGTTCGGAAGAAATCCGCCCTGTGCCGGACCGCGTGGCCGCGGCGCTGGGGGCGAACCTGGTCTATGCGCGGCTGCCGGGGCACGGCCGGGGCGCCGCGGCGATGGCCGAGGTGCGGGCCGGCGACTGGCTGGACGATACCGACCTGATGCTGGATATCGCCCGCGCCGTCGGCGACCGGGTGCTGGTGATCGGCACCTCGACCGGCGCGACACTGGCCGCCTATGCCGCGAGTGAGGCCGACATGGCGGTCGATCTGGCGGGCATGGTATTCATCTCGCCGAATTTCGGCGTGGCGGACCCGTCTGCCTTTTTGCTGGAGTGGCCGCTCGCGCGGCTCTGGTTGCCGCTTGCCATCGGCCCCGAGCGCGGGTTCGAGCCGCTGAACGAAGACCAGGCGACCTATTGGACCGAGCGCTACCCCTCGACCACGCTGGCGGCAATGGGGGCCTTGATGCGCGAGATGGGCCGCCGGGATGTCTCGGCCGTTCAGGTGCCGGCGCTGTTCCTGTTCTCGGATGCGGACAGGGTGGTGGATGCGGCGGCGACCCGTGCGGTTGCCGCGCGCTGGGGCGGGGCGGTGACCCTCGCCCCGCAGGACCTGCCGGGCGATTGTGTCGATCCGTACGCGCATGTGATCGCGGGCGATATCCTGAGCCCGGCGATGACCGACCGGGTGGTGGCCGCCATTCTGGATTTCGCAGGCGGGCTGCAGGACTGA
- a CDS encoding alpha/beta fold hydrolase, translating into MSASYLDTAQGRRLAYHRFSGREPWVVFLGGLRSDMTGTKAMHLEDWARRTGRAFLRFDYSGHGESSGDFTEGCIGDWAEDAQAAIEALTDGPVILVGSSMGGWISLLMAARMPERVAGLVTIAAAPDFTEDGMWAEWSEDQQTACMEDGQVALPSEYGEEMIITRRMIEDGRDHLVLRDPLPLAIPVRMLQGTADADVPMSVALRLLEHIDGDDIRLELVKGADHRFSDAPCLASIARAVEEVLTRA; encoded by the coding sequence ATGTCTGCATCCTATCTCGACACCGCCCAGGGGCGGCGGCTGGCCTATCACCGCTTCTCGGGGCGCGAGCCTTGGGTCGTCTTCCTTGGCGGGCTGCGCTCGGACATGACGGGCACCAAGGCCATGCATCTCGAAGACTGGGCGCGTCGCACGGGCCGGGCCTTTCTGCGCTTCGACTACTCGGGGCATGGCGAAAGCTCGGGGGACTTCACCGAGGGCTGCATCGGCGACTGGGCCGAGGATGCGCAGGCCGCCATTGAGGCGCTTACCGACGGCCCGGTGATCTTGGTCGGCTCCTCCATGGGCGGCTGGATCAGCCTGCTGATGGCCGCGCGGATGCCCGAGCGCGTCGCGGGCCTTGTGACCATCGCCGCCGCGCCGGATTTCACCGAGGATGGCATGTGGGCCGAGTGGAGCGAAGACCAGCAAACCGCCTGCATGGAGGACGGGCAGGTCGCGCTGCCCTCCGAGTATGGCGAGGAGATGATCATCACGCGCCGCATGATCGAGGACGGGCGCGATCACCTGGTGCTGCGCGATCCGCTGCCCCTGGCCATCCCGGTGCGGATGCTGCAGGGCACGGCGGATGCGGATGTGCCCATGTCCGTCGCGCTGCGGCTGCTGGAGCATATCGACGGCGACGATATCCGCCTGGAACTGGTGAAGGGCGCCGATCACCGGTTTTCCGATGCGCCCTGTCTGGCCAGCATCGCGCGCGCCGTCGAAGAAGTGTTGACGCGTGCGTAA
- a CDS encoding MFS transporter — protein MTVILIAIGATAALWVAASVLFSTLREQPAETAEAGGEGPLAALSYLREDRVLVRFILTRGLLTATALAPPFLVLMAGGQDGSALSQLGALVLASALASFASSYVWGRLADRSSRQVLMRSGLLGALALALAVGLSFAHLFAQVWVASGVLFLLMIAYHGVRQGRSTYLTDMAPEEARAGYSAVANTVIGTLLLISGAFGGVASLLGAEWAVAGFCLMSLAAAAVARGLPEAEEVDRG, from the coding sequence ATGACCGTGATTTTGATCGCCATCGGGGCAACGGCGGCGCTGTGGGTCGCGGCGAGCGTGCTGTTTTCCACCTTGCGTGAGCAACCCGCGGAAACGGCAGAGGCGGGCGGGGAAGGGCCGCTTGCCGCGCTGTCCTACCTGCGCGAGGATCGCGTTCTGGTGCGTTTCATCCTGACGCGGGGCCTTTTGACCGCCACTGCGCTGGCGCCGCCCTTCCTCGTGCTGATGGCCGGTGGCCAGGACGGCTCGGCCCTGTCGCAACTGGGCGCGCTGGTGCTGGCCTCGGCGTTGGCATCGTTCGCGTCGTCTTATGTCTGGGGGCGGCTGGCCGACCGGTCCTCGCGGCAGGTGCTGATGCGGTCGGGGCTGTTGGGCGCGCTGGCGCTGGCACTGGCGGTGGGCCTTTCTTTCGCGCATCTTTTCGCGCAGGTCTGGGTCGCCTCGGGCGTGCTGTTCCTGCTGATGATCGCCTATCACGGCGTGCGGCAGGGGCGGTCCACCTACCTGACCGACATGGCCCCCGAAGAGGCGCGCGCCGGCTATTCGGCGGTGGCCAACACGGTGATCGGCACGCTGTTGTTGATCTCGGGGGCGTTCGGCGGGGTGGCCAGCCTGCTGGGGGCGGAATGGGCGGTGGCGGGTTTTTGCCTGATGAGCCTAGCCGCGGCGGCGGTCGCCCGCGGGTTGCCAGAGGCGGAGGAGGTCGATCGCGGCTGA